A stretch of DNA from Chionomys nivalis chromosome 22, mChiNiv1.1, whole genome shotgun sequence:
AGGAAGGGCACGATGGCGGCAGTGTTCCACAGAGGGTGTTCCCGGGCCAGGAGCTCCCGGAGACTGGAGTGTAACTCCTCCTCAGTCTGAGTGTTGCCTGCACTGTGGAGGTGTGGGGGCAACATACGCGATGCGTTCCGCAGCACAAACTGTGTGATCTCTATACCACCGGCGCCACTCAGGAGTACGTAGATAGCGTTGTGGAAATGGTGCGAACGCTGTGGCTGCAGGAGACCGTGCAGCTCATCCAGCAGCGCAGGTGGCAAGAGTTCAGCCTCATCCAGGACCAAGAGAGGGGTCTTCTCCTCGGCCTCAGCCTGCGCCACCACATCCGCCACACGCTGTGCCAGCTCCTTCCGGCAGTCCTGAACCGGGCGCAGCTCTGGACAGTGATGCCGTACATGGTACTGCAGCACCAACGCGCCATCCTCCAGCACTGCCTGGAAGTGGCGTGCCAGCAGGCGCCCCACGTGACTCTTGCCTACACCACTGGGACCATGCAGAGCCAGGAGCAAGGGATGACTGTGAACATGTGTAGCCAGGTAGTCCCGCAGCAGGGCCATGATGCGGCCCACAGCAGCTGGCTGACCAAACACAGAACGCCGCAGTACCTTCTCCAGTCCATCGAGGTCATAACGTTGTGCGTTATCGTCCAGATTCTCGATGGCGTTAAGAACCTGGAATCCCACGATGGCTACAAGCAGCAGCAGACAACGCTGTGCACGGCTCTGGCGCTCTGTGCGGGGTCGGTACTTCCGTGAGGTTTCGGGGTAGAGCACTACCCGACTACGCCGCCTACGCTTCTTGCGGGGCGTCCTGGAAGACAACTCCGTCAGGCTGTCGAACGTGAAGAATTTAGGTTGGTCTAGGTCCGCACGCAGAGCCCCGGAACTGCCGCTGGACCCGAGTGCCCCTGTCCCAGTGTCAGGTTCGGTGCCTAGCTGCAACAGGCGCCTCTTGCGCAGGACGCAGACGCGGCGGCGCAGACGGAGCACAGCGCGCACCGGCGCGATCACGCATGGGC
This window harbors:
- the Tor4a gene encoding torsin-4A → MDRGQTSLEPQAKGPCVIAPVRAVLRLRRRVCVLRKRRLLQLGTEPDTGTGALGSSGSSGALRADLDQPKFFTFDSLTELSSRTPRKKRRRRSRVVLYPETSRKYRPRTERQSRAQRCLLLLVAIVGFQVLNAIENLDDNAQRYDLDGLEKVLRRSVFGQPAAVGRIMALLRDYLATHVHSHPLLLALHGPSGVGKSHVGRLLARHFQAVLEDGALVLQYHVRHHCPELRPVQDCRKELAQRVADVVAQAEAEEKTPLLVLDEAELLPPALLDELHGLLQPQRSHHFHNAIYVLLSGAGGIEITQFVLRNASRMLPPHLHSAGNTQTEEELHSSLRELLAREHPLWNTAAIVPFLLLDKPDVVNCFREEMAGEGFFPEQALAEQLAEQLSYYQVAGHEFAITGCKQVVAKVNLLQHKPARAEP